The following proteins come from a genomic window of Thiothrix winogradskyi:
- a CDS encoding IPTL-CTERM sorting domain-containing protein produces the protein MKKSIKQAVSKGLALLVLLPAAHTAFAGVPGSVEYRVAWDSVESRYRVYVRPTSTPDKDLSMTAQVTLRVPHAKGDQKFTVSDIKTKSGTNWALSSEVYAPTEDKAVDYLSFNFTPIDVRAFAFKTGVEQEAFSFKNTGPCLGSVALMNNDTDPFNQPPEAPNNSAGTNPGNQFANAGWGATDDNDYSGNYGEAANCGAVVVPTNKAPNAVADKATTTASSSVIVDVLANDSDADGDTLSVSAVTPGSNGTVVLQGGKPMYTPKAGFSGTDSFTYTVSDGKATATATVTVTVAAPTPILEAKPDTFSVDASNSSSLLDVLANDNIPDRKGVTLAVITAPSHGTAEVKDNQIIYTPTTGYTGSDTLKYRITDADGKTTEASITLTIKAAPPVDTCTLPPANPAANKAYYRIGWNSTDQRYHVYMYPGSLPSPNALTSAQVTIKAPLMADAAAFTPSDIKSAFPGLTWNNNSSVDGPKEDSNASYLSFTPAISNAKAIEWQAGKEIEVFSFANKGACLGSVSLLENSTDAFNQPPESPNNSVGTNPGNSIVNLGWGSMDADSYAGNYGCPATCTTDSPPKDTDGDGLTDAEEATLGTDPKNPDTDGDGVPDKQEIGSDISKPRDTDGDGIIDALDKDDDGDGIPTKDELGDTNNNSVPDYLEKPNVTPPPQQTVAVPTLTEWAQILLSLLLGAVAVRRYNKLIK, from the coding sequence ATGAAAAAATCGATCAAACAAGCAGTTTCCAAGGGGTTGGCATTGCTGGTATTGCTACCGGCTGCGCATACGGCATTTGCAGGCGTACCGGGCAGTGTTGAATACCGGGTGGCATGGGATTCCGTGGAGAGTCGTTACCGTGTGTACGTGCGCCCCACCTCGACACCTGATAAAGACTTAAGCATGACGGCGCAAGTGACGTTGCGGGTTCCCCATGCCAAAGGCGACCAAAAATTTACAGTGTCTGATATTAAGACCAAATCCGGCACAAACTGGGCACTCAGTTCGGAAGTCTACGCGCCGACTGAAGACAAAGCCGTTGATTACCTCTCGTTCAATTTCACCCCTATTGATGTGCGGGCGTTCGCCTTCAAAACCGGGGTAGAACAGGAAGCGTTTAGCTTTAAAAATACCGGTCCTTGCCTCGGCAGTGTTGCCTTGATGAACAACGACACCGACCCTTTCAACCAACCACCGGAAGCCCCTAACAATTCCGCTGGCACCAACCCCGGCAACCAATTTGCCAATGCCGGTTGGGGTGCTACCGATGACAATGACTATTCTGGCAACTATGGCGAAGCAGCCAATTGCGGCGCTGTAGTCGTACCCACCAATAAAGCACCTAACGCCGTTGCGGACAAGGCAACCACCACGGCGAGTAGTTCGGTTATCGTGGATGTACTCGCCAATGACAGCGATGCAGATGGCGACACCCTGAGCGTTTCGGCAGTCACACCCGGCAGCAATGGCACGGTTGTACTACAAGGCGGCAAGCCCATGTACACCCCGAAGGCAGGCTTTAGCGGCACGGATAGCTTTACCTACACCGTTTCTGACGGCAAAGCCACCGCCACCGCGACTGTCACCGTGACAGTTGCTGCACCCACACCAATATTGGAAGCCAAACCGGATACCTTCAGTGTTGACGCCTCAAACAGCAGCAGTTTGCTGGATGTGTTAGCCAACGACAATATTCCTGACCGTAAAGGCGTCACGTTAGCAGTGATCACTGCGCCAAGCCACGGTACTGCCGAAGTCAAAGACAATCAGATTATTTACACACCAACAACCGGTTACACCGGTTCTGATACGCTGAAATACCGTATCACTGATGCCGACGGCAAAACCACCGAAGCCAGCATTACCCTGACCATCAAAGCAGCACCTCCGGTTGACACCTGTACTCTGCCACCTGCTAACCCAGCAGCCAACAAAGCGTATTACCGGATTGGCTGGAATAGCACTGACCAGCGTTACCACGTTTACATGTACCCCGGCAGTCTTCCGTCACCCAACGCCCTGACCAGTGCGCAAGTCACTATCAAGGCACCGTTGATGGCAGATGCGGCAGCCTTCACACCGAGTGATATAAAATCAGCATTCCCCGGTCTCACTTGGAACAATAATTCCAGCGTGGATGGTCCAAAGGAAGACAGCAACGCTTCTTACCTGTCATTCACTCCCGCCATTAGCAATGCCAAGGCAATAGAATGGCAGGCAGGCAAAGAAATCGAAGTATTCAGCTTTGCCAACAAGGGAGCGTGTCTGGGATCTGTCAGCCTGCTTGAAAACAGCACTGATGCCTTCAACCAGCCGCCAGAATCACCCAATAATTCGGTCGGAACCAACCCCGGCAATAGCATTGTCAACCTCGGCTGGGGTTCAATGGATGCTGACAGCTATGCCGGTAACTATGGCTGCCCGGCAACCTGTACGACGGACAGCCCTCCCAAAGACACTGATGGTGACGGTCTGACCGACGCTGAAGAAGCCACCCTGGGAACCGACCCTAAAAATCCTGATACTGATGGTGACGGTGTACCGGACAAACAAGAAATCGGCAGTGACATCAGCAAGCCACGGGATACCGATGGTGACGGCATCATTGATGCACTGGACAAAGACGATGACGGCGATGGCATACCCACCAAAGACGAGCTTGGCGATACCAATAACAATAGCGTACCAGACTATCTGGAAAAACCAAACGTTACCCCACCGCCCCAACAAACCGTTGCCGTTCCAACCCTAACAGAGTGGGCACAAATATTGTTAAGTCTACTGTTAGGCGCTGTTGCTGTGCGCCGATACAACAAACTAATCAAGTAG
- a CDS encoding cadherin, with protein sequence MKTNKSLRHAFALSSALAIALTTGSLMAADAAKTEAAPTDILTYKLALAEDGKTYQVMMKPSVTPKPDISLTGQVTIKVPHDSSFKVTGLNSAVEGSNWVEASRVDAPKEDAKSDYISFSFVGLQGASARNYNWEAGKEQVVFSFQNEGGCVDGVSLMAKDDAFNAAPNSANTNPGNQFTNLGWGAVSENHYAGNEGDAISCKK encoded by the coding sequence ATGAAAACTAACAAATCCTTACGTCATGCATTTGCATTGAGCAGCGCACTGGCTATCGCACTGACCACCGGTAGTCTCATGGCAGCCGATGCCGCTAAAACAGAAGCCGCACCAACTGACATCCTCACTTACAAACTGGCACTGGCGGAAGACGGCAAAACCTACCAAGTCATGATGAAGCCGTCTGTCACCCCAAAACCCGACATCAGCTTGACTGGGCAAGTCACCATCAAGGTTCCGCATGACAGTAGCTTTAAGGTGACAGGTTTGAACAGCGCAGTAGAAGGTTCCAATTGGGTAGAAGCTTCCCGTGTGGATGCGCCCAAAGAAGATGCAAAAAGCGACTACATATCCTTCTCTTTCGTGGGTTTGCAAGGCGCGAGCGCCCGCAACTACAACTGGGAAGCGGGCAAAGAACAAGTCGTGTTCAGCTTCCAGAATGAAGGCGGTTGTGTCGATGGCGTTTCCCTGATGGCGAAAGACGATGCCTTCAACGCCGCGCCAAACTCTGCCAATACCAACCCAGGCAACCAGTTTACTAATTTAGGCTGGGGTGCTGTCAGCGAAAACCATTACGCTGGCAATGAAGGCGACGCAATTAGCTGTAAAAAATAA